Proteins co-encoded in one Candidatus Babeliales bacterium genomic window:
- a CDS encoding IS5/IS1182 family transposase — protein IECCFGKMKHFRRVFSRFDKSKRNFLSFLAFVGACLWLR, from the coding sequence TAATAGAATGTTGCTTCGGAAAAATGAAACATTTTAGACGGGTTTTTTCACGTTTTGATAAATCAAAGCGCAATTTCCTGTCTTTTCTTGCATTTGTGGGAGCATGTTTATGGTTACGATAA